In one window of Rhodopseudomonas palustris HaA2 DNA:
- a CDS encoding carbonic anhydrase has protein sequence MCGACPNNALSRRKLFQGGLGLLAAASLPLAAHAQAKEPSDTPEAALDKLMQGNARYVGNELRERDFSSGRVARTQSQSPFAAILGCADSRIAPELAFDQGPGSLFVVRVAGNFVTQDGLASLEYGAAVLGTKVIMVLGHSNCGAVNATIGALQKGNDLPGHIGDLVRAMKPGIEPALKQAGDDLPQRAVIANVRSNVQQLQQSKPILADMVSAGKLKVVGGVYDLASGKVTLV, from the coding sequence ATGTGCGGCGCTTGCCCCAACAATGCCCTGTCTCGTCGGAAACTGTTTCAAGGCGGGCTCGGACTACTCGCCGCGGCATCGCTGCCGCTGGCAGCCCATGCGCAGGCGAAAGAGCCGAGCGATACGCCCGAGGCGGCGCTCGACAAGCTGATGCAGGGCAATGCGCGCTATGTCGGCAACGAACTACGCGAGCGTGATTTCTCGTCCGGCCGGGTTGCCCGGACGCAAAGCCAATCGCCCTTCGCCGCGATCCTGGGCTGCGCCGATTCCCGGATCGCGCCGGAACTGGCGTTCGACCAGGGGCCGGGCAGTCTGTTCGTCGTTCGCGTCGCGGGCAATTTCGTCACGCAGGACGGGCTCGCCAGTCTCGAATACGGCGCCGCGGTGCTCGGCACCAAGGTGATCATGGTGCTCGGCCACAGCAATTGCGGCGCGGTCAACGCCACGATCGGCGCGCTGCAGAAGGGCAATGACCTGCCCGGTCACATCGGCGATCTGGTGCGCGCGATGAAGCCCGGGATCGAGCCCGCCCTCAAGCAGGCCGGCGACGACCTGCCGCAGCGAGCGGTAATCGCGAACGTCCGCAGCAATGTGCAGCAGTTGCAGCAATCGAAGCCGATCCTGGCGGACATGGTCTCGGCCGGCAAACTGAAAGTCGTCGGCGGCGTCTATGATCTGGCCAGCGGCAAGGTCACGCTGGTGTAA
- a CDS encoding MATE family efflux transporter: MVANLTTPLLGVVATTAIGRLGDATMLGGVAMTSVIFDCLFWLFGFLRMSTLAFTAQALGAGDTREVPAHLVRGLIVAALIGLALIALQAPMAAALIGAMGGSDGVSAAAKAYFSIRIWSAPLVLANFAVLGWLVGQARAKLALGVQVAINLINIATTIALVLWFEFGIAGAAIAAVIAEGSGLVVGLAVAIWLFRGVPRPSRAALFDSDKLKRMFAVNRDIMIRTAAMIAVFLFFTAQGARDGDVVLATNSVLNNFLMVSAFFLDGLANAAEQLCGRTLGARDRAGFVAATRLVILWGFGFALVVSATYALAGPMLIDVMTSNEELRRAARDYLWLVTLAPVLGVFAFAFDGIFIGATWAREMRNLMLLSLVLFFASWLALRPLGNTGLWIALLLHYVWRGGLQALRYPAMLRTSFPAATAGSTFLKLTAPD, from the coding sequence ATGGTCGCCAACCTGACGACCCCGCTGCTCGGCGTGGTCGCCACCACGGCGATCGGACGACTCGGCGACGCCACCATGCTCGGCGGCGTGGCGATGACGTCGGTGATCTTCGACTGCCTGTTCTGGCTGTTCGGCTTCCTGCGGATGAGCACGCTGGCGTTCACCGCGCAGGCACTCGGCGCCGGCGACACCCGCGAAGTGCCCGCTCATCTGGTCCGCGGCCTGATCGTCGCCGCGCTGATCGGGCTGGCGCTGATCGCGTTGCAAGCGCCGATGGCAGCCGCGCTGATCGGCGCGATGGGCGGCAGCGACGGCGTCAGCGCGGCGGCGAAGGCCTACTTCTCCATCCGGATCTGGTCCGCGCCGCTGGTGCTGGCGAATTTCGCCGTGCTCGGCTGGCTGGTCGGGCAGGCGCGCGCCAAGCTCGCGCTCGGCGTGCAGGTCGCGATCAACCTGATCAATATCGCGACGACGATCGCGCTGGTGCTGTGGTTCGAGTTCGGCATCGCCGGCGCGGCGATCGCGGCGGTGATCGCCGAGGGCTCGGGGCTGGTCGTCGGGCTTGCGGTCGCGATCTGGCTGTTCCGCGGCGTGCCGCGGCCGTCGCGCGCCGCCTTGTTCGACTCCGACAAGTTGAAGCGGATGTTCGCGGTCAACCGCGACATCATGATTCGTACTGCCGCGATGATCGCGGTGTTCCTGTTCTTCACCGCGCAGGGCGCCCGCGACGGCGACGTCGTGCTCGCCACCAACTCGGTGCTCAACAATTTCCTGATGGTCAGCGCGTTCTTTCTCGACGGCCTCGCCAACGCCGCCGAGCAGCTCTGCGGCCGAACGCTCGGCGCACGCGACCGCGCCGGCTTCGTCGCGGCGACGCGGCTGGTGATCCTGTGGGGCTTCGGCTTCGCGCTGGTGGTGAGCGCGACCTACGCGCTGGCCGGCCCGATGCTGATCGACGTGATGACGTCGAACGAAGAACTGCGCCGCGCCGCGCGCGACTATCTCTGGCTGGTGACGCTGGCGCCGGTGCTCGGCGTGTTCGCCTTCGCGTTCGACGGCATCTTCATCGGCGCCACCTGGGCGCGCGAGATGCGCAATCTGATGTTGCTGTCGCTGGTGCTGTTCTTCGCGAGCTGGCTGGCACTGCGCCCGCTCGGCAACACCGGGCTGTGGATCGCGCTGCTGCTGCACTACGTCTGGCGCGGCGGGCTGCAGGCGCTGCGCTATCCGGCGATGCTACGCACCTCGTTTCCGGCTGCGACGGCCGGTTCAACTTTCCTAAAATTGACAGCACCGGATTAG
- a CDS encoding quinone-dependent dihydroorotate dehydrogenase, translated as MIRAFDAFSLPLLRLLDAEDAHRLAIQGLRLLPQVKPRPDDSKLAVRAFGLNFPNPVGIAAGFDKNAEAPDALLRLGFGFVEIGTVTPKPQAGNPRPRLFRLERDEAIINRMGFNNDGAEAVLRRLAARAQQGGIVGVNVGANKDSTDRVADYVSLIETFAPVASYFTVNVSSPNTPGLRNLQQAAALDDLLARVIEARERVRASAGDTPVLLKIAPDLTLSELDDVVHIARSRRVDGMIVANTTLSRSPMLRERTRLNEQGGLSGRPLFRLSTRMVAETYVRAEGAFPLIGVGGIDSGGAALTKIRAGASLVQLYSALIYKGLGLVDSIKADLASTLLRTGRDSLSEIVGADAPTITAEEWPV; from the coding sequence GTGATCCGCGCCTTCGACGCGTTCTCGCTCCCGCTGCTGCGTCTGCTCGACGCCGAAGACGCCCACCGCCTCGCCATCCAGGGGTTGCGGCTGCTGCCGCAGGTGAAGCCGCGCCCGGACGATTCCAAGCTCGCGGTGCGCGCCTTCGGGCTGAACTTCCCCAATCCGGTCGGCATCGCCGCCGGTTTCGACAAGAATGCCGAAGCGCCGGATGCGCTGCTGCGGCTCGGCTTCGGCTTCGTCGAGATCGGCACGGTGACGCCGAAGCCGCAGGCCGGCAATCCGCGGCCGCGGTTGTTCCGGCTGGAGCGCGACGAGGCTATCATCAACCGGATGGGCTTCAACAATGACGGCGCCGAGGCCGTGCTACGCCGGCTTGCGGCGCGGGCGCAGCAGGGCGGCATCGTCGGCGTCAATGTCGGCGCCAACAAGGACAGCACCGATCGCGTCGCCGACTACGTGTCGCTGATCGAGACCTTTGCGCCGGTGGCGAGCTATTTCACCGTCAACGTGTCGTCGCCGAATACGCCGGGCCTGCGCAATCTGCAGCAGGCGGCGGCGCTCGACGATCTGCTGGCGCGGGTGATCGAGGCCCGCGAACGGGTCCGCGCCAGCGCCGGCGACACTCCTGTGCTGCTGAAGATTGCGCCCGACCTCACGCTCAGTGAACTCGACGACGTGGTGCACATCGCCCGCTCGCGCCGGGTCGACGGCATGATCGTCGCCAACACCACGCTGTCGCGCTCCCCGATGCTGCGCGAACGGACGCGGCTGAACGAGCAGGGCGGCCTCAGCGGCCGGCCGCTGTTCCGGCTGTCGACCCGGATGGTGGCGGAGACCTATGTCCGGGCCGAGGGCGCATTTCCGCTGATCGGCGTCGGCGGCATCGATTCCGGCGGCGCGGCGCTGACCAAGATCCGCGCCGGCGCCAGCCTGGTGCAGCTGTATTCGGCGCTGATCTACAAGGGCCTCGGCCTCGTCGACAGCATCAAGGCCGATCTCGCCTCGACGCTGCTGCGCACCGGGCGTGACTCGCTTTCCGAAATCGTCGGTGCCGACGCGCCGACCATCACCGCGGAAGAGTGGCCGGTGTAA
- a CDS encoding MBL fold metallo-hydrolase codes for MQLRFVGCGDALGSGGRLNTCFHVAGERVNFLIDCGATSLPALKRYGISRDALDLVLITHFHGDHFGGLPFLLLDAKSAKRKRPLVIAGPPGIDIRLTRVMEALFEHSSATQPTFDLQVIALDPTVPRTFGAVTATPFPVIHGDSGGPFYAYRIEAEGRTLAYSGDTQWTDTLVAAAHDADLFIAEAYTYDRNVKNHLSLKALETHLPEINPKRLILTHMGDDVLHKLDTVPHMAASDGLIVEL; via the coding sequence ATGCAACTGCGATTTGTCGGCTGTGGCGATGCGCTCGGCTCCGGCGGCCGGCTCAACACCTGCTTCCACGTCGCGGGAGAGCGCGTCAACTTCCTGATCGACTGCGGCGCGACATCGTTGCCCGCGCTGAAGCGCTACGGCATTTCGCGCGATGCGCTCGACCTGGTGCTGATCACCCACTTTCACGGCGACCATTTCGGTGGCCTGCCGTTTCTGCTGCTCGATGCGAAATCCGCCAAGCGCAAGCGACCGCTGGTGATCGCCGGGCCGCCCGGCATCGACATCCGCCTGACGCGGGTGATGGAGGCGCTGTTCGAACATTCCTCGGCGACCCAGCCGACGTTCGATCTGCAGGTGATCGCGCTCGACCCGACCGTGCCGCGGACCTTCGGCGCAGTGACGGCGACGCCGTTTCCGGTGATCCACGGCGATTCCGGCGGGCCATTCTATGCCTATCGCATCGAAGCCGAAGGCCGCACGCTGGCCTATAGCGGCGACACGCAATGGACCGATACGCTGGTCGCCGCGGCGCACGACGCCGATCTGTTCATCGCCGAGGCCTACACCTACGACCGCAATGTGAAGAACCATCTCAGCCTGAAGGCGCTCGAGACCCACCTGCCCGAGATCAATCCGAAGCGGCTGATCCTCACCCATATGGGCGACGATGTGCTGCACAAGCTCGACACCGTCCCGCATATGGCCGCGAGCGACGGACTGATCGTGGAGTTGTAG
- a CDS encoding ABC transporter substrate-binding protein → MQQTKTLIVALATMLAGVTAAQAEIKIGITMSASGPGAALGQPQSKTVAALPKEIGGEKVTYFALDDESDPTKAAQNARKLLSEEKVDVLIGSSLTPVSLPLIDIAAEAKTPLMTMAAAAILVAPMDERRKWVYKVVPNDDIMAEAIGKYIAKTGAKKVGYIGFSDAYGEGYYKVLAAAAPKLGFELTTHEVYARSDASVTGQVLKIIATKPDAVFIASAGTPAVLPQKALRERGFKGAIYQTHGVATEEFIKLGGKDVEGAIFAGEAFSGAEDMPADSPFRKVKARFVDAYKAANGGAAPTIFGVHLWDSMTLVENAIPAALKAAKPGTPEFRAAIRDQIEKSKDLALNNGLSNMTPDNHNGYDERSAFLIEIRDGAFRLKQ, encoded by the coding sequence ATGCAACAGACCAAGACTCTGATCGTCGCGCTGGCGACGATGCTGGCCGGTGTGACTGCGGCGCAGGCCGAGATCAAGATCGGCATCACCATGAGCGCGTCCGGCCCCGGCGCCGCGCTCGGCCAGCCGCAATCCAAGACGGTGGCGGCGCTGCCCAAGGAAATCGGCGGCGAGAAAGTGACCTACTTCGCGCTGGACGACGAATCCGATCCGACCAAGGCGGCGCAGAATGCCCGCAAGCTGCTGTCGGAAGAGAAGGTCGACGTGCTGATCGGCTCGTCGCTGACCCCGGTGAGCCTGCCGCTGATCGACATCGCCGCCGAAGCCAAGACGCCGCTGATGACGATGGCGGCGGCCGCGATCCTGGTCGCGCCGATGGATGAGCGGCGCAAATGGGTCTACAAGGTGGTGCCGAACGACGACATCATGGCGGAGGCGATCGGCAAATACATCGCCAAGACCGGCGCCAAGAAGGTCGGCTATATCGGCTTCTCCGACGCCTACGGCGAAGGCTATTACAAGGTGCTCGCCGCCGCGGCGCCCAAGCTCGGCTTCGAACTCACCACCCACGAGGTCTATGCGCGCAGCGATGCCAGCGTCACCGGCCAGGTGCTGAAGATCATCGCCACCAAGCCCGACGCGGTGTTCATCGCCTCTGCCGGAACGCCGGCGGTGCTGCCTCAGAAGGCGCTGCGCGAGCGCGGCTTCAAGGGGGCGATCTATCAGACCCACGGCGTCGCCACCGAGGAATTCATCAAGCTCGGCGGCAAGGACGTCGAAGGCGCGATCTTCGCCGGCGAGGCGTTCTCGGGCGCCGAGGATATGCCGGCCGACAGTCCGTTCCGCAAGGTCAAGGCGCGCTTCGTCGACGCCTACAAGGCCGCCAATGGCGGCGCGGCGCCGACCATTTTCGGCGTACATCTGTGGGATTCGATGACGCTGGTCGAGAACGCGATTCCCGCGGCGCTCAAGGCTGCCAAGCCCGGCACGCCGGAATTCCGCGCCGCGATCCGCGACCAGATCGAGAAGTCGAAGGACCTCGCGCTCAACAACGGCCTGTCGAATATGACGCCCGACAACCATAACGGCTATGACGAGCGCTCCGCATTCCTGATCGAGATCCGCGACGGCGCGTTCCGGTTGAAGCAGTAA
- a CDS encoding caspase family protein, producing the protein MTFRVPGLSRRSITTIAALIGVVSLAIGAHAALNKRVGDPNGSKDVARIDGSGPAASRFALVIGNGRYPDASQPMVQPINDARALSGALRREGFDVDMIEDANRDDLLQAIERMKSRVTKDSTVVLFFGGYGIQSGRESYMIPVDARIWNEADVRRTGISIESVLGAMQERGVQAKLAIVDASRRNPYERRFRAYSHGLAPINAPANALVLSSSTPGKVAEDGDGQNSILVGALLGSISSRVVSAEAAFTKARLAVTRATNGAQVPSLSSSLVDDVTLAPVTADATPASGG; encoded by the coding sequence ATGACGTTTCGTGTACCCGGCCTGTCGCGCCGCTCGATCACCACCATCGCCGCTTTGATCGGCGTGGTGTCGCTGGCGATCGGGGCGCATGCCGCGCTGAACAAGCGCGTCGGCGATCCGAACGGCAGCAAGGATGTCGCCCGGATCGACGGCTCCGGCCCGGCCGCGTCGCGTTTTGCGCTGGTGATCGGCAACGGCCGCTATCCGGATGCGTCGCAGCCGATGGTGCAACCGATCAACGATGCGCGCGCGCTCAGCGGAGCGTTGCGTCGCGAGGGTTTCGACGTCGACATGATCGAGGATGCCAACCGCGACGATCTGCTCCAGGCGATCGAGCGGATGAAGTCCCGCGTCACCAAGGATTCCACCGTCGTGCTGTTCTTCGGCGGCTATGGCATCCAGTCCGGCCGCGAGAGCTACATGATCCCGGTCGACGCCCGGATCTGGAACGAGGCCGATGTCCGCCGCACCGGTATCAGCATCGAATCCGTGCTCGGCGCGATGCAGGAGCGCGGCGTGCAAGCCAAGCTCGCGATCGTCGACGCCTCGCGCCGCAATCCCTATGAGCGCCGCTTCCGTGCCTATTCGCATGGTCTTGCGCCGATCAATGCGCCGGCCAACGCGCTGGTGCTGTCATCGTCGACGCCCGGCAAGGTCGCCGAGGACGGCGACGGCCAGAACAGCATCCTCGTCGGGGCGCTGCTCGGCTCGATCTCGTCTCGCGTCGTCAGCGCCGAAGCCGCTTTCACCAAGGCGCGGCTCGCCGTCACGCGCGCGACCAACGGCGCGCAAGTGCCGTCGCTGTCGTCCTCGCTGGTCGACGACGTCACCCTGGCGCCGGTCACCGCCGATGCAACCCCGGCGAGCGGCGGCTGA
- a CDS encoding DUF952 domain-containing protein has protein sequence MRTIYKICDASAWREAEEAGVYRGSADDGRDGFIHFSTAEQLAGTLARHFAGQTGLKLIAVDAEGLGPALRWEPSRGGELFPHLYGELHLGAVTGIRDIATFADGRHDLTEVAL, from the coding sequence TTGCGCACGATTTACAAGATCTGTGACGCCTCGGCATGGCGTGAGGCCGAGGAGGCCGGCGTCTACCGTGGCAGCGCCGACGACGGCCGTGATGGCTTCATCCATTTCTCCACCGCGGAGCAATTGGCGGGGACGCTCGCCAGGCATTTTGCCGGCCAGACCGGCCTGAAGCTGATCGCGGTCGATGCGGAAGGGCTGGGGCCGGCGCTGCGTTGGGAGCCGTCGCGTGGCGGCGAGCTGTTTCCGCATCTCTACGGCGAACTCCATCTCGGCGCCGTCACTGGCATTCGCGACATCGCAACCTTTGCCGACGGTCGCCACGATCTCACGGAGGTCGCGCTGTGA
- a CDS encoding thermonuclease family protein yields MLKTFLLPLCLVLLLPVTAQAADVTGVPKIRDGDHVTIGGARIRLAGIDAPSLDQLCLNPKGERWTCGVAARDALAAHVGGKSWTCRVTRTEKNGLSIAKCEVDGEDIQQWMVKNGWALSYVRVARTYDADEKLARAARAGLWQGAFIAPWDWRVRNSKTAVLGATRPPKNARRILLASASGPVAPSPDCTIKGNVNTAGECIYHKPTSRWYAKIKMTISKGTRWFCSVEEAEAAGCRETRR; encoded by the coding sequence ATGCTGAAGACCTTCCTGCTTCCGCTCTGTCTCGTCCTGCTGTTGCCGGTGACGGCGCAGGCTGCCGACGTCACCGGCGTTCCGAAGATCCGCGACGGCGATCATGTCACGATCGGCGGCGCCCGTATCCGGCTGGCGGGCATCGACGCGCCTTCACTCGATCAGCTGTGCCTCAACCCCAAGGGCGAGCGATGGACCTGCGGCGTCGCCGCGCGCGACGCGCTGGCGGCCCACGTCGGCGGCAAGAGCTGGACCTGCCGCGTTACGCGCACGGAGAAGAACGGCCTTTCGATCGCGAAATGCGAGGTCGACGGCGAGGACATCCAGCAATGGATGGTCAAGAACGGCTGGGCGCTGTCTTACGTTCGCGTCGCGCGCACCTATGACGCCGACGAGAAACTGGCGCGCGCGGCACGCGCCGGATTGTGGCAGGGCGCGTTCATCGCGCCGTGGGACTGGCGGGTGCGCAACAGCAAGACCGCCGTTCTCGGCGCGACCAGGCCGCCGAAGAATGCGCGCCGAATTCTGCTCGCCTCGGCCTCCGGCCCCGTCGCGCCGTCACCAGACTGCACCATCAAGGGCAACGTCAACACGGCGGGCGAGTGCATCTATCACAAGCCGACCAGCCGCTGGTATGCCAAGATCAAGATGACGATCAGCAAGGGGACGCGCTGGTTCTGCTCGGTCGAAGAAGCCGAAGCCGCCGGCTGCCGCGAGACCCGACGCTGA
- a CDS encoding ABC transporter ATP-binding protein — MTAALLDVQNVSVAYGRAEVVHDVSLKVEQGALVTVIGANGAGKTTLLNAIMGLLKARGRIGFRGEDVSSVMLESRVKAGLCLVPERRELFADMAVEDNLLLGGFRRSRAERKTTIEEIYSRLPRLKERRVQLAGTLSGGERQMLAMGRALMARPTLLMLDEPSLGLAPRIVRDVFHILTDLRTTGVSILLVEQNARAALEVADYAYVMELGAITKQGSPADIAQDPRLVESYLGLGGHEY, encoded by the coding sequence GTGACCGCGGCCCTCCTCGACGTGCAGAACGTCAGCGTCGCGTATGGCCGCGCCGAGGTGGTGCACGACGTTTCGCTCAAGGTCGAGCAAGGTGCGCTGGTGACCGTGATCGGCGCCAATGGCGCCGGCAAGACCACCCTGCTCAACGCCATCATGGGCCTGCTGAAAGCGCGCGGCCGGATCGGCTTCCGCGGTGAGGACGTCAGCAGCGTCATGCTGGAATCGCGGGTCAAGGCGGGACTTTGTCTCGTACCGGAGCGGCGCGAGCTGTTCGCCGACATGGCGGTCGAGGACAATCTGCTGCTCGGTGGCTTTCGCAGGAGCCGCGCAGAGCGCAAGACAACGATCGAGGAGATCTATAGCCGGCTGCCGCGGCTGAAGGAGCGACGTGTGCAACTCGCCGGCACGCTGTCCGGCGGCGAACGGCAGATGCTGGCGATGGGGCGGGCGTTGATGGCGCGGCCGACGCTGCTGATGCTGGACGAGCCGAGCCTCGGGCTGGCGCCGCGAATTGTGCGCGACGTGTTCCACATTCTCACCGATCTGCGCACGACCGGCGTGTCGATCCTGCTGGTCGAGCAGAATGCCCGCGCCGCGCTGGAAGTCGCGGACTACGCCTACGTCATGGAGCTCGGCGCCATCACCAAGCAGGGCTCTCCGGCGGACATCGCCCAGGATCCGAGACTGGTCGAAAGCTATCTCGGCCTCGGCGGGCACGAGTACTGA
- a CDS encoding carbonic anhydrase, translated as MDRRAILKAFAGLALCPLCASAGVAGEGGHHWGYEGDGGPAKWGELDPANQFCSVGVQQSPIDIGTTIGANLYPIEIRWADTADTIVNNGHTIQLNVAEGSHLKLGGVTFKLVQFHFHHPSEHLIDGKNFPMEVHFVHRADSGTLGVVGVLMQPGKANAAFSKIVATMPQSEGPAKKADPAIDPNALLPETRNYYRYEGSLTTPPCSEIVDWMVLASPITVAADDIAAFAKLYPMNARPVQKDNRRFVLQSN; from the coding sequence ATGGACCGTCGCGCTATCCTCAAGGCCTTCGCGGGCCTCGCCCTTTGTCCGCTTTGCGCCAGCGCCGGCGTTGCCGGGGAAGGCGGGCATCATTGGGGCTATGAAGGCGACGGCGGACCGGCGAAGTGGGGCGAGCTCGATCCGGCCAACCAGTTCTGCAGTGTCGGCGTGCAGCAATCGCCGATCGATATCGGCACGACGATCGGAGCCAATCTGTACCCGATCGAGATCCGTTGGGCGGACACGGCCGACACCATCGTCAACAACGGCCACACCATCCAGCTCAACGTCGCCGAAGGCAGTCACCTGAAGCTCGGCGGCGTGACCTTCAAGCTGGTTCAGTTCCATTTCCATCATCCGAGCGAGCATCTGATCGACGGCAAGAACTTCCCGATGGAAGTGCACTTCGTTCATCGCGCGGATTCCGGCACGCTCGGCGTGGTCGGCGTTCTGATGCAGCCCGGCAAGGCCAACGCCGCCTTCAGCAAGATCGTCGCGACAATGCCGCAGAGCGAGGGACCGGCGAAAAAGGCCGACCCGGCGATCGATCCGAACGCGCTGCTGCCGGAGACCCGCAACTATTACCGCTACGAAGGCTCGCTGACGACGCCGCCATGCTCCGAGATCGTCGACTGGATGGTGCTGGCGAGTCCGATCACCGTGGCGGCCGACGACATCGCCGCCTTCGCCAAGCTGTATCCGATGAATGCGCGGCCGGTGCAGAAGGACAACCGCCGCTTCGTGCTGCAGTCGAACTGA
- a CDS encoding pyridoxal-phosphate-dependent aminotransferase family protein: protein MAVSAGREFLAIPGPTNMPDEVLQAMHRPALDIYSRQMVELSDSLLSDLSRLFATKGKSYIYIANGHGAWEAVISNVLSRGDKVLVLESGRFALGWGNAAQAMGCEVEVLKGDWRRAVRPDEVEERLRRDKDHSIKAIMVVQVDTASSAYNDIEAIGRAIKAAGHPALFMVDAVASLGCMPFAMDKWGIDVAMSGSQKGLMSPPGLGFVAVGDRARAAHQTAGLRTPYWDWTQRDGPEHYQKYAGTAPVHLLFALRKALDMLFEEGLDNTFTRHRLLAEAVRRAVAVWSEGQVFSFNIADAAERADTVTTVRAAEGHDLFALHRYCKDKCGVVLGVGIGELQNRAFRIAHMGHVNAPMLLGTLGVVEMALAALDIPHRKGGVAAAIGYLAESVPA from the coding sequence ATGGCCGTCAGCGCCGGACGGGAATTCCTCGCGATTCCCGGCCCCACCAATATGCCCGACGAGGTGCTGCAGGCGATGCATCGCCCGGCGCTCGACATCTATTCGAGGCAGATGGTGGAGCTCAGCGACAGCTTGCTGAGCGACCTCAGCCGGCTGTTTGCGACGAAAGGCAAGTCCTACATCTACATCGCCAACGGCCACGGGGCCTGGGAGGCGGTGATCAGCAACGTGCTGTCGCGCGGCGACAAGGTGCTGGTGCTGGAGAGCGGCCGCTTCGCGCTGGGCTGGGGCAATGCCGCGCAGGCGATGGGCTGCGAGGTCGAGGTGCTGAAGGGCGACTGGCGTCGTGCGGTGCGGCCCGACGAGGTCGAGGAGCGGCTGCGCCGCGACAAGGACCACAGCATCAAGGCGATCATGGTGGTGCAGGTCGATACCGCATCGAGCGCCTATAACGATATCGAAGCGATCGGGCGCGCGATCAAGGCCGCAGGGCATCCGGCGCTGTTCATGGTCGACGCCGTCGCCTCGCTCGGCTGCATGCCGTTCGCGATGGACAAATGGGGCATCGACGTCGCGATGTCCGGTTCGCAGAAGGGCCTGATGTCGCCGCCCGGCCTCGGCTTCGTCGCGGTCGGCGATCGCGCCCGCGCGGCGCACCAGACCGCCGGCCTGCGCACGCCGTATTGGGACTGGACCCAGCGCGACGGGCCGGAGCATTACCAGAAATATGCCGGCACCGCGCCGGTGCATCTGCTGTTCGCGCTGCGCAAGGCGCTCGACATGCTGTTCGAAGAAGGGCTGGACAACACCTTCACACGCCACCGGCTGCTCGCCGAAGCGGTGCGCCGCGCCGTCGCGGTGTGGTCCGAAGGCCAGGTGTTCAGCTTCAATATCGCCGATGCCGCCGAGCGCGCCGACACGGTGACCACGGTGCGCGCCGCCGAGGGCCACGACCTGTTCGCGCTGCACCGCTATTGCAAGGACAAATGCGGCGTGGTGCTGGGCGTCGGCATCGGCGAACTGCAGAACCGCGCCTTCCGCATCGCCCATATGGGCCACGTCAACGCCCCGATGCTGCTCGGCACGCTCGGCGTCGTGGAAATGGCGCTGGCCGCCCTCGACATCCCGCACCGCAAAGGCGGCGTCGCCGCCGCGATCGGCTATCTGGCCGAAAGCGTGCCGGCGTAG
- a CDS encoding S24 family peptidase, translated as MQMLTHDQIWTALDRLAERSGLSPSGLAKKSGLDPTTFNKSKRITNDGRERWPSTESVAKALAATNTAIDTFVQLITDRPRVVQSVPLLGLAQAGAGGFFDDGGFPAGKGWDEIGLPSINDEHAYALEISGESMKPAYRDGDIIVVSPGTAIRRGDRVVVKTTSGEVMVKELKRRTTKIVELASLNPSHPDRTLAPADVEWIARIVWASQ; from the coding sequence ATGCAAATGCTGACGCACGACCAGATCTGGACCGCACTCGACCGATTGGCCGAGCGCTCGGGCCTTTCTCCTTCCGGACTCGCCAAGAAGTCCGGTCTCGATCCGACCACCTTCAACAAGTCCAAGCGGATCACCAATGACGGCCGTGAGCGCTGGCCATCGACCGAATCGGTAGCGAAGGCGCTCGCCGCCACCAACACGGCGATCGACACCTTCGTGCAGCTCATCACCGATCGGCCGCGGGTGGTGCAGTCGGTGCCGTTGCTCGGTCTCGCCCAGGCCGGTGCCGGTGGCTTCTTCGACGACGGCGGATTTCCGGCCGGCAAGGGCTGGGACGAAATCGGCCTTCCGTCGATCAACGACGAGCACGCCTATGCGCTGGAAATCTCCGGCGAATCGATGAAGCCGGCCTATCGCGACGGCGACATCATCGTGGTGTCTCCAGGCACTGCAATCCGGCGCGGCGACCGCGTGGTGGTCAAGACCACCAGCGGCGAGGTGATGGTGAAGGAGCTGAAGCGCCGCACCACTAAAATCGTGGAACTCGCCTCCCTGAATCCCAGCCATCCGGACCGGACGCTGGCACCGGCGGACGTCGAGTGGATCGCACGCATCGTCTGGGCCAGCCAGTAA
- a CDS encoding DUF6460 domain-containing protein gives MRDDTRNIPASDDSLTRFLGGSPLAVLFRLVLMSILVGVVLAAIGLDPWNILVSIRLLFQRIWDLGFDAISGVWRYFLLGAGIVIPIWLLTRLFGTPRGR, from the coding sequence ATGCGCGACGACACCCGAAATATTCCGGCCTCCGACGACAGCCTGACCCGCTTCCTCGGCGGCTCGCCGCTCGCGGTGTTGTTCCGCCTGGTGCTGATGTCGATCCTGGTCGGCGTCGTGCTGGCGGCGATCGGCCTCGATCCGTGGAATATCCTCGTCAGCATCCGGCTGCTATTCCAGCGAATCTGGGATCTCGGCTTCGACGCGATCAGCGGGGTGTGGCGCTACTTCCTGCTCGGCGCGGGGATCGTGATCCCGATCTGGCTGCTGACTCGCCTGTTCGGCACGCCGCGCGGGAGATAA